The nucleotide window ACGTACATGCCCGTTGCCACCTTTTTTCGCAAATAAGAGGCATGCGGCCAAATCGCAGATTTCACATCGGAGTCCGCCGCCCCGACGCCCGCATAAATCATGTACACAAAGTCTACATTGCCATCGCCGTCATTGTCGTACTTCGAAAAATCGATCGTGCCCCAGCCAATGACCGTATTCAACGCCTCGTCCAAAGCGGCCCTCGCCCCCACAGACATGTCCGCTTCCGTCGCCATGTTGCCGTAATAGTCGCGCGTACCGCTGACGCGTACCGGTCCCACCACATCGAATGACGGCCTAAAAACGCTGTCGGAATTCTGGATAAAGTAATCCCTCACGCTACCCACGTTGGCATAGTCCGAAAAACCTTGCTCGTTCATAAAGCGGTCATACAGATCTTGCGAATTCTCGTTCATAAAATGAACGTCCGAGAATTCCACCATAACCACAAGGCCGTGGATATCGCCGGTCGTCAGGGACCTGGTATACTTGGGTTGGGCAACGGCGGCATAGACCCCCGCGGCGCTAGACGAACTCTCGTCCCCCGGGCGCATTAAAACCGACCTGGAACTCGAAGAGGCGGGACGGGGCTTTTTTAAAGCCTTGTGGCGTTCCAAAATCTTTTTGGAATCACGGCCAGTCAAAAAATCGGTCTCGAGCTTTTGGCGCTTATCCTTGGCATGGGCACGCACCTTCGTAGGCTTACCCGTTTCGTCGGCGTAGCTCCAATAGCCCGCAGAGTCACGGGCGATAAGCAACGAGTCCTCGGTGACCGTAAAATGGGCATACTCATTGCCCACATGGCGGATCCGTATTACGGAACCATCCGGCTGTTTAGATTCAATTAATCCCGGGAAGGCGGGCCTCGCAAAGGATTCAAGCGCCAGCATGCCTACGGCAACTGCCACCAACCCCAGTGTAGTTTTCAAACAATTCATACAAATACCCCAACTCCAACCCCTTAGAGACTAAAATAACCTAAAATTCAGCAAAAGAATGTTTTTTTTCTTTTTCTTAGTGACGAACAAGCGCCAAAAAGTCGCAAAGAAATAAAAAAAAGGCGTTTTGGAACAAAACGCCTCAAAAACTCGTCTAGTGAACAATCACTTTTTGCGCGCCAAGACCTTCGACCTTGACCATATAGATTCCGCTCTGGATGTAATCCAGATTGAGCGTCGCCCGGCCTGCGTTCAACGGGCTCACGGCGACCCTTGATCCATTCAGCGTGTAAAGCCCGATGCTTGCGCCGGTGCGTGCACCAGGCACATTGACCGAGAGCGTGCGGCCCAGCAGTTTCACGTCAAAGCCCTTGGCAACAGAAATTTTCTTTTCGGGAATGGGGGTTCCAGAGTCGAGTTTGACGATTTTTTCGTCATAGCGAGTGGCAAGGGCCATCAGGTACCAAGTGCTATGGGGAATCCACTGCTCAATCCAGCGCCAGTTGTTCCAAGGCTCGTCGTAAGGGAATCCCACCGCAGTAACGCCGTCATCGTCCCAAGCGATACCCGAACCATCCTTGTTCCTGCCGGTAATGCCGTTTGCAATGCCGCCAGGCAACGTGGCGTCGTAATTGGACTGGCCGTCATATTCTGCGGGGACTTTTGTTCCCGGGAAACCGTTCATCATGCAGACGCCATAGGGGTTCTTTCCTAAAATCCAGTCCAGCTGGTCGGTCGCATACTTGTCGGCACCTTCATAATCTTTTAAGCCAAGAGCACGGGATGCGTACGTTGCCGCAGCCGCAAGACTTGCGATACGGGCGTCTTCGCCCTGCCACCAGTAGTTGCTCTCGTTGTCGTGGGGGATAAAGAAACCGTCCTTGATGCTTCCACCGGTCTTGTAGGTTTGGCGGGCGTAACCGAAGGGGTTTTCTCCATTGTTCGTGACAGAGATAAGCCACTTGAAGTGTTGTTCAATGGCATCGTTCACATGAGTGCCATTGCAGCTACCTCCGACACAAGCTTCTATTCCAACTTCGGCATAGCGGATAAGCGCAATCAGCGGAAGCCCCGCGTCACTGGCGTGCCAGAAGGGGCGCGTCTTGGCATCGTCGCTCCAGAAGTATCCGTCTTTACTCAAGCGTCCAACAAGGCTTTTAGCGCGTTTATCAGCATCGAGCAAGTATGTGTTTTCCCCTGTCGCTGCATAAAGTTCCGTCGCCGCCAAAAGTGCCGTGTAGTCGTCGATGATGTTTTCTTTGCCGTCGTCGCAATAGGCGCAAGATCCGCCAATGCTCTGCTTTTCGGAAAGATGGGCATACGCCTTCTTGGCACCTTCCAAATACTGGATGCTAGTAAATTCGCCGGTGGCGCCGAGGGTAGAGGCTCTGGCGAGAGCGGCTATTGCCATGCCACCGCCTTCGCGGAAGGCTGTCTGGTAATCCGCACTCTTTATGCCGTCGCCGGTGCTGAACGCGCAAAGATAGCGGCTCCCCATGCCCCAGTTGTCAAAGACCGTCATGTAGAAGAACCCCTGGTCATCGAGCATGCGCAAAAGGAAGTCTGCACCGTAGAGGGCTTCTTCGGCGGCTGTCGCGGAACCCTTGTGGTTACTCAACATTTTAGGGATGCGATTGGCAGCAAAGGCGAGCGCCCACACCGTCAAGGGAATCTGCTGCGGGTTCAGGTAATTCGCATAAGAAAGATGGCTTAGGTACTTGCTCACATCACCGCTGGCGTCGTACCAACCACCGCGCACATCGCGTGTGACGCCAGAAGATCCGTAAACGGAAACCTTGCTATCCCAACCCATAATTGTGGAATTGCTTGCACGGTCCTTGTAGAAATAGTCCATGACCATTTTCAAGGTCTTTTCGGCGAGAGCATTCTCGGCGACGGTGATCTCCGGGGATTTGTTTCCGTTAAAAGAAATGCTGTAGGTGCCCGCGGGGAGGTTGGATCCTAAATTGGCCACGTAATACTTGCCTGATTTGGAACGACCAGAAAGCCATTTGTCCGGGTCGGAGCCTTGATAAAACGTCCCGGTGGAGCCGTTGGATATGGTAAATTGTGTGCCAGCCAAGTCGTCGGTGCTTTCGACGATAATCGTCACCGGTTTACCGGTATCGTATCCAACATTGTTGTAATAGAAGCTGGCCGCCGTTGCCATAGAAGTAAAGGCAAGGGCCGCGGGAATGGTCAAAAGAGAGTAATGGGTCATAGTGTTTTAAATCTAGTTTTTAAATAAACTATGCGATCAAAAAATTGAAATCCCGTGACTCTCGTCAAAAAAAATTCTTTTTCCCATTATTTTAATTAACGCAAATTTTGCGTAGATTTGTCGGAAGTTCATCGGATTTGGCATTCAGTTCCGCCCGCTCTCCCCTACGACCTGTCCGTTCCCTGGACCGTTCGGGGACAGGTTGCCCAAAACCGAGGGCAACAACCAACCCAAAATT belongs to Fibrobacter sp. UWP2 and includes:
- a CDS encoding glycoside hydrolase family 9 protein, whose protein sequence is MTHYSLLTIPAALAFTSMATAASFYYNNVGYDTGKPVTIIVESTDDLAGTQFTISNGSTGTFYQGSDPDKWLSGRSKSGKYYVANLGSNLPAGTYSISFNGNKSPEITVAENALAEKTLKMVMDYFYKDRASNSTIMGWDSKVSVYGSSGVTRDVRGGWYDASGDVSKYLSHLSYANYLNPQQIPLTVWALAFAANRIPKMLSNHKGSATAAEEALYGADFLLRMLDDQGFFYMTVFDNWGMGSRYLCAFSTGDGIKSADYQTAFREGGGMAIAALARASTLGATGEFTSIQYLEGAKKAYAHLSEKQSIGGSCAYCDDGKENIIDDYTALLAATELYAATGENTYLLDADKRAKSLVGRLSKDGYFWSDDAKTRPFWHASDAGLPLIALIRYAEVGIEACVGGSCNGTHVNDAIEQHFKWLISVTNNGENPFGYARQTYKTGGSIKDGFFIPHDNESNYWWQGEDARIASLAAAATYASRALGLKDYEGADKYATDQLDWILGKNPYGVCMMNGFPGTKVPAEYDGQSNYDATLPGGIANGITGRNKDGSGIAWDDDGVTAVGFPYDEPWNNWRWIEQWIPHSTWYLMALATRYDEKIVKLDSGTPIPEKKISVAKGFDVKLLGRTLSVNVPGARTGASIGLYTLNGSRVAVSPLNAGRATLNLDYIQSGIYMVKVEGLGAQKVIVH